The DNA region TTCAACTTCTTCAGTTTCAAAAGAAATCTCACTTTCTACGATACCCTCTTGCTCGTCAAATTCAGCATTTTTTAACGCTTCTTCTTCCGCAAGTTTCTGCGCTGCCAATTCTTCTTGATATCTGATATTTTCAATTTGCCAAGGAGTTAGCTCCTTTGGCTCATCATTTTCATGTTTACTTTTCTTTTTCTTACTGTGTTTCCCAACCATAGAACTCACTTCCTCCTCGGAAATTTATTTAATCAATGACAATACCATTTCCGCTAATCTATCTCCTGCATCTGGTATTCCTTCCGCCTTAGAAGCTTGCGCCATCTTAGCTAATTTTTCAGAATCCAGGACTAATTCATCTATTGCTTCTACCAAATTATTTCCAGTTAAATCCGCATCCGTCAATAATGATGCTGCATTGTTATTGACCAAACTCATCGCATTTTTAGTTTGATGATCATTCGTCACATTCGGACTTGGGATTAGAATTGATGGTAACCCTAATGCCGTGATTTCAGCAATCGATGTTGCACCAGCACGACATACCACCAAATCAAGATTATTTAAAATTTCAGGCATATTTTCTAAGTAGGGTCTTAAAGCAACTCGACTAGCATCGATATTTAATTCTTCTGCCTTTTTGACCATACTTTCGTAGTAACGCTCACCTGTCGCTATTAACACTTGGTAATCACGCTCATTAAATTGGCTTAACGCCGACTCAATCGCTTGGTTGATTGCCCATGCACCTTGACTACCACCAAAAATCAAAACAGTTTTTTTGTCAGTAGTAAAGCCAAAGCTTGATAAGATATCTGATTCCCCGATGGCAACGACTTCTTGTCCACGTGGATTACCTGTCATTTCAATTTTATCTTTCGGAAAGAATTCAGCTGCATCTTTGAAACACAGTCCAATTTTATCCACTCGTTTCGATAAAAATTTATTGGTAATACCAGGAACGCTATTTTGTTCATGAATAGCGGTCGGCACACCTAATTTACTTGCAGCATAGACAACTGCTGCCGAAACGTAGCCACCCGTTCCAACCACAACATCTGGCTTAAATTCTTTGACAATTTTTTTAGACTCACGAACGCTCTTCATAAACAAATAAACTGTTTTAAAGTTTTCTTTACTTAACGAACGACGGAAACCTTGAATTTCAATTGTTTCAAAAGGAATTCCTGCATTCGGTACAATTTTGCTTTCCAATCCACGTTCAGTTCCAACAAAAAGGAACTCCGCTTCTGGATGACGCTCTTTAATTGCTTTCACCAAGGAAACAGCCGGATAAATATGACCACCCGTTCCTCCACCAGATACTAAAACTCTCATTTTCTCACTTCTATTCTTTCAGATTTTTTACAGCTTGTTTAAAATCATCACCACGGTCTTCAAAGTTCTTATATTGATCCCAACTTGCACAGGCAGGCGATAGCAAAATGTTATCACCTTCTGAAGTTAAGCCATACGCTTTTACCACCGCTTCTTGAACCGTTTCACACATTTCAATTGTGCCAACATCCGCTTCTTTACCTGCTACCGCAATCTTAGAGGCACTTTCTCCAAACAATACCAAGCCTTTTAAGCCTCGGATAGTTGGGATTAACTCATCAAAACTGTTGCCACGATCTAAACCGCCTGCTAACAAAACAATTTTGTTATTGTTAAAGCCACTTAAAGCTTTTTCCGTCGCTAAAATATTTGTCGCTTTGGAATCGTTATAGAATTTTCGACCGTTGATTGTTCCAACAAATTCGGTTCTATGAGGAACTCCACCAAAAGTTTTTAGCGTCTCTACAATCACATCATTGTCAA from Vagococcus coleopterorum includes:
- the murG gene encoding undecaprenyldiphospho-muramoylpentapeptide beta-N-acetylglucosaminyltransferase → MRVLVSGGGTGGHIYPAVSLVKAIKERHPEAEFLFVGTERGLESKIVPNAGIPFETIEIQGFRRSLSKENFKTVYLFMKSVRESKKIVKEFKPDVVVGTGGYVSAAVVYAASKLGVPTAIHEQNSVPGITNKFLSKRVDKIGLCFKDAAEFFPKDKIEMTGNPRGQEVVAIGESDILSSFGFTTDKKTVLIFGGSQGAWAINQAIESALSQFNERDYQVLIATGERYYESMVKKAEELNIDASRVALRPYLENMPEILNNLDLVVCRAGATSIAEITALGLPSILIPSPNVTNDHQTKNAMSLVNNNAASLLTDADLTGNNLVEAIDELVLDSEKLAKMAQASKAEGIPDAGDRLAEMVLSLIK